The Desulfovibrio sp. G11 region GGCGCTTATTGGCGGCCTGGCGACCGGAAAGGTCGAAGGCGCTCTGGCGGGTGCCGTGGCTGGCGGCGCGGCAGGCGCGGTGGGCGGAAATATTTACGGCAAATCCCAGGAAAGACAGCGTGACGCCGCCTATCTTGCGGAATACAACCGGCAGATGGGTGCAGAAGCAGTCAGCATGAACCGGGCAACAGCCGCGGCCAAGCTTGCCACCAAGTGTTATGACCAACAGTTCAAGCTGGCCGTCGACCAGTACCGGGCCGGACAGATCACCCGCCTCGAACTGCAGGACCGGTACAATGAAATCCGCAGCGGTCTTGAAGAAACAGCCTATATTCTTAAAGACACCTCTTCGGCCATGGCCCAGAGAAACAGCGAATACGAACGTGTTCTGGCTTCGGACTACACGGCAAGCCAGCCCGCTTCGCCTGCGGCTTCCACGCCCAAGAAAAAGCCTGCCGTCAGGCAGGCCAGCATTTCTCCTCAGGCGTCGGAATGGAAGTCTTCGCGCAAGGAGCTTGAAAGCACACGCAGCGATGTTGATGCCCGTATGAGCAGTTACGAAGAAACTGTAAATAACCTGCTTGGATAATTTCATGTTTGCGCTGCCTCTTGATTTGCTCCAGAGGCAGCGCAAACATTTCCCTGCGGTTTTTTCCGCGGAGTTGCCATGAGTCAAACGCCCAATCCAGCCCCACCGGGGCAGTCCGCGCCATCGGAAGCTCCGGAGGCCCCCCCGCAGCCCTGGTTCCGGCGTCCCTTTTTCTGGGGACTGCTGCTCTTTCTGGCTCTGCTGCTTCTCGCCGCATGGCTTTTTGGGAAGCAGTGGCAGGAAGCTGAAAGCCGCAAGGCAGAGGCGGCAGCGCAACTTGCCGAACTGCAACTGCAAAACCAGGCCCGACAGAATTTTATTGAAAAGCTGCGCCTGCTTCTCAAGGAAGAGCCGTGTGAGGTGCAGCGCCGCCTTCCTCTTTTGCCCCCCCCCGCCGGTGTGGCCTGGCCGCCTCTGCCCGATTCCGCCACAGGAGCCGGAGGCGTAGCCGCCCCCCCCAACGCTGCACCAGCACAGTCGCGGAGCACTCGTCCGGTGTCGCCGCCCCAAGACTTTGCCGCCCTTATGGAACAGGCCACGGTACTTGTTCTGGCCATGCAGCCCGAGGGGCTTTCTATGGGATCGGGCTTTTTTGTAACTTCGGGACATGTGGTAACCAACGCGCACGTGGTTGGCCCTGCGGGCAAGGCCGTCATTGTCAGCAAAGCCACAGGCGCGCCCCTTGCTGCCCGTGTTCTGCAGGCAACGCAAAGCGCGGGACGTGACTTTGCGGTGCTTGCCGTCGAAAATGGCCCGGGCATCACGCCACTCCCGCTAACCACTGAAGTCTGGCGCACGGAAAAAGTCAGCGCATGGGGCTTTCCCGGGGCCGTGACCAACGATGACCCCAAATTTCTGGCCCTGCTCAAGGGTAATGACGCGGCAGCGCCCGAGGTGGTTTATACCGAAGGTGTGGTCAGCGTCATACTTGAACGCAACCCGCCCCTCATTGTGCATACGGCTACCGTGTCACAGGGCAACAGCGGCGGACCGCTGGTCAACGACAAGGGCGAAGTG contains the following coding sequences:
- a CDS encoding YMGG-like glycine zipper-containing protein; its protein translation is MQRRAYLPLVCILVGGLLFSGCTSRYGEQRTKVNYYPQCYEPVAQLRKDENSTGKSTAAGAAGGALLGALIGGLATGKVEGALAGAVAGGAAGAVGGNIYGKSQERQRDAAYLAEYNRQMGAEAVSMNRATAAAKLATKCYDQQFKLAVDQYRAGQITRLELQDRYNEIRSGLEETAYILKDTSSAMAQRNSEYERVLASDYTASQPASPAASTPKKKPAVRQASISPQASEWKSSRKELESTRSDVDARMSSYEETVNNLLG
- a CDS encoding S1C family serine protease, with the translated sequence MSQTPNPAPPGQSAPSEAPEAPPQPWFRRPFFWGLLLFLALLLLAAWLFGKQWQEAESRKAEAAAQLAELQLQNQARQNFIEKLRLLLKEEPCEVQRRLPLLPPPAGVAWPPLPDSATGAGGVAAPPNAAPAQSRSTRPVSPPQDFAALMEQATVLVLAMQPEGLSMGSGFFVTSGHVVTNAHVVGPAGKAVIVSKATGAPLAARVLQATQSAGRDFAVLAVENGPGITPLPLTTEVWRTEKVSAWGFPGAVTNDDPKFLALLKGNDAAAPEVVYTEGVVSVILERNPPLIVHTATVSQGNSGGPLVNDKGEVVGINTFIKLDDGSYRQSSLAIVSASLADFLRAAGVPFTLAAPTASGQEKSSVPEQTAQKGAAQAAGNEQGGKP